The DNA segment CGGAATATCCCTCTCCCGGGGGCTGCAGAAAGCGATCTCTGGTGGTCCCCCACGCCGCAGCCCCTTCCCCACGCCGATGGCCACGTGCGCCGGAGATCCGGCCGAAATTGGCAGCCACGCCGCGGCTCCGCTGCCCCTGCCATGCTATGCCCAAGTTTGCCGCTTCTGCACGGTATAGAAAGAAAGCAGGGGCGGGGATGCAGCCACTCCAGGCGCGCCATGCTAATTTCCCATGTGACGAGCCTCCCCGGCCGCCCTTCCCCGTTCCTCAGTCCTTATATGGGCAGTGACGTAGCGGGCATTCACGGCCTCCCAATAAATACTTAGAGCAAGACTTTCCATCTACCGAGAGCTGCAATTGATTAAAACGGGCTCTGCAAGGGACACCGACTGTTACAACAACATTTACAGCAACTCCCGGGGCTTTGAAACAGAGCAGTTATCAGAGGGAGGCAGAGCAAGAGCCTCTCTTTAGATATAGGATTtaaaccaaacaaaacaaaaccaaatctATCTACTGGAGGAGACTCGACCCTTTCCCCTATCCCTGCACAATAATTACACCACGGGCAAGGCAGGGCAGTTTTCATTCTCTGTGGACCAAATGATGACCGCCAAGACGGTAGACAAAATCCCAGTCAGTCTGAGTGGGCTTGTGCACCACCTCCCTGAAAGCATTTACTCAGTGGAGGACATCGCCACTACCCTGCCAGGATCAGTGATCAACTTTCCTAATGGTGACTTGGGAGGACCCTTTGACCAGCTGAGCGGTGTGACAGGAGGTAAGGCACCCCCCCCCGCGAGCCGCTTCCCAAAACGACCTTTTTGGATCCGGATCTTGGGCTTTTGGTGGTGGGCAAGAGTATTTTTTTGTGGGAGGTGTGGGGGCAGTAGGGGCAGCACTTTGAGTTGGGGGCTGATGTTTCAGTGGCAGGGAAACTGggtctctgtgcatgtgcaaacagGTGTCAAGGGGCAGGGTGAGGCTGGAAGCTGCAAACCTCCACCTCTCTTGCCCTGGAGAAATCCCATTGACTTAACTGGAGTTTTCAAGAAAAGGgcgggttttttttgggggggggggttagtgtgTTAAATTGGAACTCGTATCCTGAAACTGGAAGAGATTCCCTAACCTTGAGATGAGCTACACTAAATAAACTGCCCACAGTTAGTAACAGACATTTATATAGGGCCGACGGAACTGTATTTAATCGGGGGTAACCTAACTGTGTGACTAACTGCACAAGACGCCCACTGAGAGCGCTGGAGTCGCTTTTACTGTCAAGAGCGAAAAGGATAATTTGGGGATTCCCGTTCATATCAGTGGGATTAAGGTTGTGTGTTTTGGGGTAACTcaccccccaaaaagtgcaaATGGGGTTTGTGGGTTGCAGTGAATGTAGTGTGTGAAAGTGAAATGTGTCTTGTTTGGGATTTCGGTCgatagaacccccccccccgccccactcctaCCCCTTGCGCGGGAATTTCTGCTCAATCCAAGCCACCAAAGTTAGGGCTGAGGAACTTTCAAACGTGGCGCAGACTGCGCCGCTTGAAAGGCGCTCTCCCCTCGGGGAAATCGACGCCCccactctcccacccccaccgaTCCGTGAGCAAGAGGCCCCCGTGTTGTGTCTGCGTGGGCATGGAACGGATACTGATGCTCACTTGCCCTGGCAGGGAGAAGACGCTGCCCGGGCGCTGCTTGGCCCGCGGGGAGAGCCGCGGGGCCCCCGGTGCTGACCcgcctttctctcccctccaccctccAGATCATGGCCTGATCGACATGAGCGACAAGCGGTCCCTGGAGCTGCCGTACCCCTGCAGCGGCTTCGCGCCGCCTTCGCGCGGCCAGCCCTTCACCTACATGGGCAAGTTCTCCATCGACCCGGCGCAGTACCCCGGCGCAGGCTGCTATCCGGCCGACGGCATCCTCAACTTGGTCAGCGCCGGCATCCTGCAGGGGGTGGCTGCCCCCTCGTCGTCGTCGTCCGCCGTCGCCTCGTCCTCATCCGCCCCCTCGTCGTCTTCGGTCACTTCGTCGTCCGCCGCCTCGTCGGGATCTCCCAACCCGCTGGGCTGCGCCATGGCGCCCACCGCCGGAGACTTGGAGCACATGTACTCGCCGCCCCCGCCGCCCTACTCCGCCTGCGGGGAGCTTTTCCAGCCgcaacagcaccaccaccactcccagcagcagcaccagcagcagcaggcgcaTCCGGACGGCTCTTCGGCTTTCCTGGCCGCCTCTTCGGGGCCCTACCCCCCGCCCCCTTCGTACCACCACTCCCCCAAGGCGGGGACGCCATCCGGCGCCGACGGCGGCGGCCTCTTCTCCATGATCCAGGACTACCCGAGCTtcttcccgccgccgccgccgccgcccccgccgtGCAGCCAGCGCGACCTCCACGGCGCCGCCGTCGAGCGGAAGCCGTTCTCGTGCCCGCTGGACTCGGTGCGCGTCCCGCCTCCGCTCACGCCCCTCTCCACCATCCGCAGCTTCAGCCTGGGCGCGCCCCCTGGCGGCTTGGGCGACGGCCCGGCGTCGGGGCCCGCGGCCCGCTTCGCGCCCGGCGCCTACGGCAGCCCGGCCCACTTGCCCTTGCGCCCCATCCTGCGCCCGCGCAAGTACCCCAACCGCCCCAGCAAGACGCCCGTGCACGAGCGGCCTTACCCGTGCCCGGCCGAGGGCTGCGACCGGCGCTTCTCGCGCTCCGACGAGCTGACGCGCCACATCCGCATCCACACGGGCCACAAGCCCTTCCAGTGCCGCATCTGCATGCGCAACTTCAGCCGCAGCGACCACCTCACCACGCACATCCGCACGCACACGGGAGAAAAGCCCTTCGCCTGCGACTTCTGCGGGAGGAAGTTCGCCCGCAGCGACGAGAGGAAGCGCCACACCAAGATCCACCTGCGCCAGAAGGAGCGCAAAGGCGCCAACGCGGCCTCCGGCCCGGGATCGGCCTCCGCCTCGGGCCCCGGTGCGCCTCCGCCCGGCTCCatgtgctccggcggcggcggcggcgccactCTAACCTCGTGTGCCTCTCGGACCCGGACGCCCTGATCCTGAAGCCTCTGGGCCCGCTTTGGGCCACGGACTCGCGTTGCGCGTGAGGGGGCCTCGCCGCCTCCTGCGATCCACCCGTCCCGCCGTCGGCGGGCAGCGTCCGGCAGGTAACCGGTAAAGGATCGCCCGCTCTCCACGCCTCATGCTTGTTGGAGAGGGCTGCTGGACAAACTGCAGGAAGCGATCGGGTCAGGCTGGACTTGGAGAAGCGCCCCTTCTTAGCACAGACCGGTACCTTTCCCGTGGGGAGAgtcggggtggggaggggaggactctCACGTGCACTTTATAGCCCCCCAAGAATCCAGCAGCAAGGATCCCTTGTTATTTGCCAAAGCCGCCCAACCCCTGCCCTCCTCACCCCTTCGGGCACGCACGCACCACGGCGTTGTTAAAGATGGAAACCTTTCTTGTTTCGTTTCGTTTTAACAATCTAAATGCAACTAATTAAGCAGCGGCCCCCAAGCACTGTTTACTTGGAAAAGCATGCAAAACCAATGGAAATCAATGCGTCCCTGGATAAAACAGAAGTGCAATGGGGACAGGgcagggggacaggaggcagggggCAATATCTGGCCTTAAtagtggggggcggggaaggtaCTTTCCAGATTTAAAATAACTATTTCCTCCCCCTCCACTGTATATTTCCACCTTTTGTGGTCTGTATTCTTTTGAAAAGCAGTGTGCACTGTTCTCCTCCCAGGGTGAGGAGGGTTAGAAGCGAGTGGACTGAATGGAGACTTATTTAACTTATTTCAAGGGGGACTGTACATACCTTCTCTGGTGTCTGGCTGCATGCAATCGTGTTGAACTGTCCTTGGTGCCTTGTTCTGGGGATGTAGGCAATGGTTCCGTGGCTGCATGGCGAATCGGTTGCCTTACTAATCACGGCACAGTGGGGTgggatgggagggagagagagatttatcaTCAGCTCCCTGGGTTTTAGTATAGCTGTATATTTCTGCCTATTAATATTTGGATTTTTTCATAGAAACTCTATTTTTGTATGCACTGGGTTTTCCTTTGTGACTTATTATTAAGTGTTGCTTTTGTAGAAAATAATATTTTGGTTTGTTGGTTCGTTGATTTGTTTATAAAAAAACAGAAGGATCACAGGATGTGTATAATCTTTCTAGAGGGCTGACAGAGAAGCTGTTGGCTTCTGCACAATGGGTGAAATTGAAGTGATCCGCCTTAAAAAGGCACGGCCACTAACTGGAGCCATCCCCCCAAGAAAGGTGGTTTTGTCATGAACGTTGTGTAAATAAATGTTTTGTGCAAAGAAAAAAACCTGTCCTGTTATTACTATGAAGTATCCCACACATTGAGCTACTTGTATATTACAGTCATGGGTACTGGAGAAGGGATGGAGGCAGGGAAGAGATTTCCAGCCCTACATTTGAGAATTCCCCTTCATAGACAAAAATTAAGCGACTGCCAGAAAAGTAGCTTAGTTCTTTAACGTTTCTATCCATTACCTCCTGGTTCTGCTTATACATTTCCTCTGTCAGACATGAATGTCTTTGCCTTCATGTTAACCTGAATTTAAAGCTGGCTATGTTGATACTAGGACTCCCACTGTCTTCGGGTGGAATCTTGAATTCCCCGTTCTAGGTTTGCTACCCAAGATCCCACAGAATCTATTGATCCACCTGTTAAAAAACGTTTATCACATCGTTCTAGTGTACATACGCAGGACTGTTTGCAGTGCCTAAAACTGCAATTCCTAAAAAGCACTGTGGGACAACTGCAAAAGAAACAGGGTCAGCAGTTAAAGCATCATGAAAACATTGTGTGGAAAACCTGCTGgaagaaaaatatgtttaaaacccAGTGAAAGTAAACAGGGAGGGTGGCCAACTGTGCCTCATGGGGCAAGGTATTCCTTCATTTTTCTGTCTTGTCCTGCTATTTCGTCACTACTGTAGATCAAAAAACAAAATGATGAGATAGGCCTGAATTAGGGCTGTTATTTCTACAAGGGGATCCTTTTAAATCAGTGTCTAATGTTTTCAAATCTGCTCCCTTCAACTCCTGTGTATCAAGCAGACCTAATGTACTACCCAGCCAAAGTGATGCATTttgtcccatcagcctcagtgggAAAAGTGCAGGCCTGATTCTGTATATGTCTACTCATTGTATCCAGTGGGCCTTACAGGTAAGTGAAGTCACTTTCCCAGTGCCTGTGGAATTCCTTTACGCTTGTTCCCCCTAGCAAGTTTtcactggggtggtggtggtggtgatgatgatgatgatgatagaaagGGCATTGTTTTGAAATTGTGAGACTGAATAGTGCCACAGCCAAGTTTGTGCCATTGCACTTTCACACTTTCAGCTGTGTGTCCCTCCTAGCAATTTCGCCTGCTTGCAGCAAAGGTATTTGGTAGAAACATCCACACAGCTTGAAATAGTGTTGATACCCCACACAGTATGGCCTGGATCTAAAGAACCATGAAACGTAATTTAGTGAGCTTGGAGGTACGGTAGATATGGAAGccattcctatgcatgtttactcagaagtaaaccctattGAGTGCAATCAGGCTGTAGTGCAAACCTAACCATGTGtcctcagaagtatgtcccactgatttcaatggctcTCACTTTCAAGTAAATACACAGAAGAATGCAGCCTTCTAGGTCACTTGAGAATGTTTTGAAGTAGCAGGTTTGGCACAAGCCCATTCAAAGAAAAACGATCTGGTCCAGTGGAAGCACTTTGTGAAAGCTCATGTTGTTCTTTGGATCGCAGCCTATGATCTTGCAGGTTAGGTGTGCACAACAGGTCTTTCCTGACTCGTGCAAAATTCGACCTGAGGTTCCGGAAGTGCACGAAATGGCAACATGCGCAAA comes from the Podarcis muralis chromosome 6, rPodMur119.hap1.1, whole genome shotgun sequence genome and includes:
- the EGR2 gene encoding E3 SUMO-protein ligase EGR2, which encodes MMTAKTVDKIPVSLSGLVHHLPESIYSVEDIATTLPGSVINFPNGDLGGPFDQLSGVTGDHGLIDMSDKRSLELPYPCSGFAPPSRGQPFTYMGKFSIDPAQYPGAGCYPADGILNLVSAGILQGVAAPSSSSSAVASSSSAPSSSSVTSSSAASSGSPNPLGCAMAPTAGDLEHMYSPPPPPYSACGELFQPQQHHHHSQQQHQQQQAHPDGSSAFLAASSGPYPPPPSYHHSPKAGTPSGADGGGLFSMIQDYPSFFPPPPPPPPPCSQRDLHGAAVERKPFSCPLDSVRVPPPLTPLSTIRSFSLGAPPGGLGDGPASGPAARFAPGAYGSPAHLPLRPILRPRKYPNRPSKTPVHERPYPCPAEGCDRRFSRSDELTRHIRIHTGHKPFQCRICMRNFSRSDHLTTHIRTHTGEKPFACDFCGRKFARSDERKRHTKIHLRQKERKGANAASGPGSASASGPGAPPPGSMCSGGGGGATLTSCASRTRTP